A window of Planktothrix sp. FACHB-1365 contains these coding sequences:
- a CDS encoding helix-turn-helix domain-containing protein has protein sequence MATKRVTFRLYPTQTQANKMHYWRKLHCALYNACVEHRKTSYKRFNKSVSYVDQQNCLPEFKEFWTDYKELGSHALQDTVKRVDLAFQRFFKLKSGYPKFK, from the coding sequence ATGGCTACTAAACGAGTAACTTTCCGACTTTATCCAACTCAAACGCAAGCCAATAAAATGCACTATTGGAGAAAGCTACATTGTGCTTTATACAACGCTTGCGTGGAACATCGGAAAACATCTTATAAGCGATTCAATAAGTCGGTCAGTTATGTTGACCAACAGAATTGTTTACCCGAATTCAAAGAATTCTGGACAGATTATAAGGAACTTGGTAGCCACGCATTACAAGATACTGTTAAACGAGTTGATTTAGCCTTTCAACGCTTCTTTAAACTTAAATCTGGATATCCCAAATTCAAGA
- a CDS encoding homocysteine biosynthesis protein — MKTIAEINDKILQKRAVVWTVEELKAKVTPDTIPQIAQEVDVITTGTFEPMEASGAVINLGHTDPPINIKTCWLNGVLAYSGFGSVDLYLGASQMMEDGEEGNEQGGGHVIEDLIAGKSVHLKASGVVSDCYPRSSFETTITRDTINQFYLFNPRNLYQNFIVGVNGGDRPLYTYLGPLQPYLGNAVYSNPGAISPLINDPDLQVIGIGTRIFLGGGIGYITWEGTQHFPLQKRLDNRTPIGPAATLALIGDAKQMNPYWVRGCYFKNYGPSLMLGVGIPLPVLNADVIARCAVSDQDIVAPVVDFAIPRRVRPTFGLVSYSQLKKGKISIDGKMVRTAPVASISRSREIAQELKKWIESGTFTLTEPVASIPLDRAFLPQNIWGSQISLD, encoded by the coding sequence ATGAAAACTATTGCTGAAATTAACGATAAAATTCTTCAGAAGCGTGCTGTTGTTTGGACAGTGGAGGAACTCAAAGCTAAAGTCACCCCCGATACTATTCCCCAAATTGCTCAAGAAGTTGATGTGATTACCACAGGAACTTTTGAACCGATGGAAGCCTCTGGCGCGGTGATTAATTTAGGTCATACCGATCCCCCGATTAATATTAAAACCTGTTGGTTAAATGGGGTTCTTGCCTATAGTGGCTTTGGTTCCGTTGATTTATATCTGGGCGCGAGTCAAATGATGGAAGATGGGGAAGAGGGAAATGAACAAGGGGGGGGTCATGTGATTGAAGATTTAATTGCAGGAAAATCAGTGCATCTCAAAGCATCAGGAGTGGTTTCTGATTGTTATCCCCGAAGTTCTTTTGAAACCACAATTACCCGTGATACGATTAACCAATTTTATTTATTCAATCCTCGCAATCTCTATCAAAATTTTATTGTTGGAGTTAATGGTGGCGATCGCCCGCTTTATACTTATTTAGGCCCCCTGCAACCCTATTTAGGAAATGCGGTTTATTCTAATCCGGGTGCAATTTCTCCCTTAATTAATGATCCTGATTTACAAGTGATTGGAATTGGGACTCGGATTTTTTTAGGAGGCGGAATTGGCTATATTACTTGGGAAGGAACTCAACATTTTCCCCTACAAAAACGCCTAGACAATCGCACCCCCATCGGCCCGGCTGCAACGTTAGCGTTAATTGGAGATGCAAAACAAATGAATCCTTATTGGGTCAGAGGTTGCTATTTTAAAAATTATGGCCCTTCATTAATGTTGGGGGTGGGGATACCTTTACCCGTTTTGAATGCAGATGTGATTGCTCGTTGTGCAGTTTCTGATCAAGATATTGTTGCACCCGTCGTGGATTTTGCCATTCCTCGACGGGTTCGTCCCACCTTTGGTTTAGTTTCCTATAGTCAACTGAAAAAAGGCAAAATTTCTATTGATGGAAAAATGGTCAGAACTGCACCTGTAGCCAGTATTTCTCGTTCTCGTGAAATTGCCCAAGAGTTAAAAAAATGGATTGAATCAGGAACCTTTACCCTCACAGAACCCGTTGCTTCTATTCCCTTAGATCGAGCATTTCTTCCTCAAAATATTTGGGGTTCTCAAATTAGTTTAGATTAA